One stretch of Bradyrhizobium canariense DNA includes these proteins:
- a CDS encoding acetyl-CoA carboxylase biotin carboxylase subunit: MFKRILIANRGEIACRIIKTARRMGIETVAVYSEADRDALHVEMADEAVLIGPPAAAESYLLIDKIVDACRKTGAQAVHPGYGFLSEREAFPRALAAAGIVFIGPNPGAIAAMGDKIESKKAAAKAKVSTVPGHLGVIEDEKHAVKIADEIGYPVMIKASAGGGGKGMRIAHSKSEVAEGFSLAKAEAKSSFGDDRVFVEKFIVNPRHIEIQVLGDKHGNVIYLGERECSIQRRNQKVIEEAPSPLLDETTRRKMGEQAVALAKAVNYDSAGTVEFVAGQDKSFYFLEMNTRLQVEHPVTELVTGIDLVEQMIRVAAGEKLSIAQKDVTLTGWAVESRVYAEDPFRNFLPSIGRLVKYRPPAEASVDGITVRNDTGVQEGGEISIYYDPMIAKLVTHAPSRAAAIEAQSHALDAFYVDGIRHNIPFLSALMHHPRWREGNLSTGFIAEEFPGGFTARAPEGEVARRLAAVGAAIDHVLGERKRQISGQLGGRLVQRERRRAVWLERNEIALDVGREADGITVRFIGANGTPGHPHQLVSPWTPGEPVWQGTIDGHAVAMQVRPIANGIRLAHQGFEVPVYVFTEAEAASARLMPVVTAADTGKKLLCPMPGLVVSIAVTEGQEVKAGETLAVIEAMKMQNVLRAERDGIVKKIHATPGATLAVDALILEFA; this comes from the coding sequence ATGTTCAAACGAATTCTGATCGCGAATCGCGGCGAGATCGCCTGCCGGATCATCAAGACCGCCCGCCGGATGGGGATTGAGACGGTCGCCGTCTATTCCGAGGCCGACCGCGACGCGCTCCACGTCGAAATGGCCGACGAGGCCGTCCTGATCGGGCCGCCGGCCGCGGCCGAAAGCTATCTCCTGATCGACAAGATCGTCGACGCCTGCCGCAAGACCGGCGCGCAAGCCGTGCATCCCGGCTATGGATTTTTGTCCGAGCGCGAAGCCTTTCCGCGCGCGCTGGCCGCGGCCGGCATCGTCTTCATCGGGCCCAATCCAGGCGCGATCGCCGCGATGGGCGACAAGATCGAATCCAAGAAGGCCGCCGCGAAAGCCAAGGTATCGACGGTTCCGGGCCATCTCGGCGTCATCGAGGACGAAAAACATGCGGTGAAGATCGCCGACGAGATCGGTTATCCCGTGATGATCAAGGCTTCCGCCGGCGGCGGCGGCAAGGGCATGCGGATCGCGCATTCGAAATCCGAAGTCGCCGAAGGTTTTAGCCTCGCCAAGGCCGAGGCCAAATCATCCTTCGGCGACGATCGCGTCTTCGTCGAGAAGTTCATTGTCAATCCTCGCCACATCGAAATCCAGGTGCTCGGCGACAAGCATGGCAATGTGATCTATCTCGGCGAGCGCGAATGCTCGATCCAGCGCCGCAATCAGAAAGTGATCGAGGAGGCGCCATCACCGCTGCTCGATGAGACCACCCGCCGCAAGATGGGCGAGCAGGCGGTCGCGCTGGCGAAGGCCGTCAATTACGATTCCGCCGGCACGGTCGAATTCGTCGCGGGGCAGGACAAGAGCTTCTATTTCCTCGAAATGAACACGCGGCTGCAGGTCGAGCATCCCGTCACCGAACTGGTCACCGGCATCGATCTGGTCGAGCAGATGATCCGCGTTGCGGCCGGCGAGAAGCTTTCGATCGCGCAGAAGGACGTGACGCTGACCGGATGGGCGGTGGAATCGCGGGTCTATGCCGAGGATCCCTTCCGTAACTTCCTGCCTTCGATCGGACGGCTGGTGAAATATCGTCCGCCGGCGGAAGCCAGCGTCGACGGCATCACCGTTCGCAACGATACCGGTGTTCAGGAGGGCGGCGAGATTTCGATCTATTACGATCCGATGATCGCCAAGCTCGTGACCCATGCGCCGTCACGCGCCGCCGCCATCGAGGCGCAGTCCCACGCGCTCGATGCGTTTTATGTCGACGGTATCCGTCACAACATCCCGTTCCTGTCGGCGCTGATGCACCATCCGCGCTGGCGCGAAGGCAATCTGTCGACCGGCTTCATCGCGGAGGAATTTCCAGGAGGATTTACCGCACGCGCGCCCGAAGGCGAAGTCGCACGGCGGCTCGCGGCGGTCGGAGCCGCGATCGATCATGTGCTCGGTGAACGCAAGCGGCAGATTTCCGGCCAGCTGGGTGGCCGGTTGGTGCAGCGGGAACGTCGCCGCGCGGTTTGGCTGGAGCGCAACGAGATCGCGCTTGATGTCGGGCGCGAAGCCGACGGGATCACGGTGCGTTTTATCGGCGCCAACGGCACGCCGGGACATCCGCATCAGCTGGTCTCGCCGTGGACGCCGGGTGAACCGGTTTGGCAGGGCACCATCGACGGACACGCGGTAGCCATGCAGGTGCGACCGATTGCCAACGGCATTCGTCTCGCGCATCAGGGTTTTGAAGTCCCGGTCTACGTTTTCACCGAGGCCGAGGCGGCATCGGCCCGGCTGATGCCGGTGGTGACGGCGGCCGATACCGGCAAGAAATTGCTGTGCCCGATGCCTGGTCTCGTGGTGTCGATCGCGGTGACCGAGGGGCAGGAGGTCAAGGCCGGCGAAACGCTGGCCGTGATCGAAGCCATGAAGATGCAGAACGTGCTGCGCGCCGAGCGCGACGGTATCGTGAAGAAGATTCACGCGACTCCCGGTGCGACGCTGGCGGTGGACGCGCTCATTCTCGAATTTGCCTAA
- the lipB gene encoding lipoyl(octanoyl) transferase LipB: protein MVNDRQSLDLTTFARPLAGAAVEWRISEAPVPYPEAVAAMESRVAAIAAGEAPELVWLLEHPPLYTSGTSGNAGDLLEARFPLFATGRGGQLTYHGPGQRVAYVMLDLKRRQPDVRAFVAGLEAWIIRTLAAFNVRGERREDRVGVWVKRPDKGPGFEDKIAAIGVRLRRWVSFHGISINVEPDLTHFDAIVPCGVVDPRYGVTSLADLGHPVSMMDLDIALRQAFTEVFGPAEARLLETRSQATV, encoded by the coding sequence ATGGTTAATGATCGCCAAAGCCTCGATTTAACGACATTTGCGCGGCCTCTGGCCGGGGCCGCGGTCGAATGGCGGATATCTGAGGCGCCGGTACCCTATCCCGAGGCCGTCGCGGCCATGGAATCACGCGTTGCCGCGATCGCGGCCGGCGAGGCTCCCGAGCTGGTTTGGCTGCTGGAACACCCCCCGCTCTACACTTCGGGCACCAGCGGCAACGCCGGTGACCTGCTTGAGGCTCGTTTCCCGCTATTCGCGACCGGGCGCGGTGGCCAGCTCACCTATCACGGCCCCGGCCAGCGGGTGGCCTATGTGATGCTCGACCTGAAACGGCGGCAGCCCGACGTGCGGGCCTTTGTAGCCGGTCTTGAAGCCTGGATCATCCGCACGCTGGCGGCCTTCAATGTGCGGGGCGAGCGGCGCGAGGATCGCGTCGGCGTCTGGGTGAAGCGGCCGGACAAGGGCCCCGGCTTCGAGGACAAGATCGCGGCCATCGGGGTACGGCTGCGGCGCTGGGTCTCGTTCCACGGCATTTCCATCAATGTCGAGCCGGATTTGACGCATTTCGACGCGATCGTGCCCTGCGGCGTCGTGGACCCGCGTTATGGCGTCACCAGCCTTGCCGATCTGGGTCATCCTGTCTCTATGATGGACCTCGATATCGCGCTCCGGCAGGCCTTCACCGAGGTGTTTGGCCCGGCGGAGGCCCGCCTGCTGGAGACCAGGAGCCAAGCTACGGTTTGA
- a CDS encoding PAS domain-containing sensor histidine kinase: MAQKDRQHRDLFESERSFRLLVEGVADYAIYLLDPTGIVTNWNVGGQRIKGYSPEEIIGEHFSRFYTETDRANGKPARALKIAEEHGRYEEEGWRVRKDGTFFWASVIIDAIREGGELVGFAKITRDITERRESQLRLEQMQKQLAESQKLDALGQLTGGVAHDFNNLLMIISGSVHTLKKGVGDDARLQRAISAIEAASKRGAALTSQLLTFARRQSVNPQSIDLAARIQAVREVLGTGVGSSVALAFDIDRDVWPVTVDISEFETALINLVINARDAMPMGGTITIAAHNSAVAALPNASDCVAISVEDSGVGIAPDVLSKIFDPFFTTKPVGKGTGLGLSQVHGFAYQAGGTIKVDSELGKGTKITILLPRDNAAPKIQHHDATEADGSGTVLLVEDNPDVASVSASLLEQLGYTVRRVPDAETALREIEHDGIDLVFSDIVMPGKMDGLGLAHRLREIRPHLPILLATGYSEAALNVRGDFPILRKPYEIHQLSQAIAKLPR, translated from the coding sequence ATGGCTCAAAAAGACCGGCAACACAGGGATTTATTCGAGAGCGAGCGCAGTTTCCGGCTTCTCGTCGAAGGTGTTGCCGATTACGCGATCTACCTGCTCGATCCGACCGGCATCGTCACCAACTGGAATGTCGGCGGCCAGCGGATCAAGGGTTATTCCCCCGAAGAAATCATCGGCGAGCACTTTTCCCGCTTCTACACCGAGACCGATCGCGCCAACGGCAAACCTGCCCGCGCACTCAAGATCGCGGAAGAGCACGGCCGCTACGAGGAGGAAGGCTGGCGCGTCCGCAAGGACGGCACCTTCTTCTGGGCAAGCGTCATCATTGACGCGATCCGCGAGGGCGGAGAGCTGGTTGGCTTTGCCAAAATCACCCGCGACATCACCGAGCGACGCGAAAGCCAACTCCGCCTCGAGCAAATGCAAAAGCAGCTTGCGGAATCGCAAAAGCTCGACGCGCTGGGTCAGCTCACCGGTGGCGTGGCTCATGATTTCAACAACCTGCTGATGATTATCAGCGGCAGCGTTCACACCCTGAAGAAAGGCGTGGGCGACGACGCCAGACTGCAGCGCGCGATATCCGCCATCGAGGCGGCATCAAAGCGCGGCGCCGCCCTTACCAGTCAGCTGCTGACATTCGCGCGCCGGCAAAGCGTCAACCCGCAGTCGATTGATCTTGCCGCGAGGATCCAAGCCGTACGCGAGGTTTTGGGCACCGGCGTTGGCAGCTCGGTCGCACTGGCGTTCGACATCGATCGCGACGTCTGGCCGGTCACCGTCGACATTTCCGAGTTCGAAACCGCCTTGATCAACCTCGTCATCAACGCCCGCGACGCCATGCCGATGGGCGGAACGATCACGATCGCTGCCCACAACAGCGCGGTTGCCGCCTTGCCGAATGCCAGCGACTGCGTTGCCATCAGCGTCGAGGACTCCGGCGTCGGGATCGCGCCGGATGTGCTGAGCAAGATATTCGACCCGTTCTTCACAACCAAACCTGTCGGCAAGGGCACCGGCCTCGGCCTTTCACAAGTTCACGGTTTCGCCTACCAGGCGGGTGGAACGATCAAGGTCGATAGCGAACTCGGCAAGGGCACCAAGATCACGATCCTGCTGCCGCGGGACAACGCCGCTCCAAAGATCCAGCATCATGATGCCACCGAGGCCGACGGCAGCGGGACCGTGCTGCTGGTGGAGGACAATCCGGATGTCGCCTCGGTCAGCGCCAGCCTGCTTGAACAACTCGGTTATACTGTTCGCAGGGTGCCCGACGCCGAGACGGCGTTGCGCGAAATCGAGCATGACGGGATTGATCTGGTGTTTTCCGACATCGTCATGCCTGGAAAGATGGATGGTCTCGGCCTGGCCCATCGCCTCAGGGAAATCCGCCCTCATCTGCCGATCCTGCTGGCGACCGGCTACAGCGAGGCGGCGCTGAATGTGCGCGGCGACTTTCCCATTCTGCGCAAACCCTACGAGATCCACCAATTGAGCCAGGCGATCGCGAAGCTGCCGCGGTAA
- a CDS encoding isocitrate lyase/PEP mutase family protein produces MAFRKRRDALRSILSGSSCVHPGSVYDATSIRIAEDLGFPVGMFGGSVASLAVLGDPDITLITLTELAEQMRRMSRAASLPVLVDADHGYGNALNVRRTVQELEAAGAAGLTIEDTLLPQAFGEAKAQLISLEEGVGKMKGALDGRGDPSLVIIGRTGAASITSLEDAIKRAKAYEAVGVDALFFTGIKNRAELEAIAAATTLPIVLGGAPEEINALDYLAGQRVRIALQGHAPFAAATQAVYETLKALRDGQSPKHLKGLASSELTERVMRGADMKKRGAELLGLRK; encoded by the coding sequence ATGGCCTTTCGAAAGCGCCGCGACGCCCTGCGTTCGATCCTGTCGGGATCGTCCTGCGTTCATCCGGGGTCGGTCTACGACGCGACCTCGATCCGCATTGCCGAGGATCTCGGGTTTCCGGTTGGCATGTTCGGCGGCTCGGTGGCATCGCTGGCGGTGCTGGGCGATCCCGACATTACCCTGATCACGTTGACCGAACTCGCCGAGCAGATGCGGCGGATGTCGCGCGCGGCATCGTTGCCGGTGCTGGTCGATGCCGATCATGGCTACGGCAACGCGCTGAACGTTCGTCGCACTGTGCAGGAGCTGGAAGCGGCTGGCGCTGCCGGTCTCACCATCGAGGACACACTGCTGCCGCAGGCCTTTGGCGAGGCGAAGGCGCAACTGATTTCGCTCGAGGAAGGCGTCGGCAAGATGAAGGGAGCGCTGGACGGGCGCGGCGATCCTTCGCTGGTCATCATAGGGCGTACGGGAGCCGCCTCGATCACCTCGCTCGAGGACGCGATCAAGCGCGCAAAGGCCTATGAAGCCGTAGGCGTCGATGCGCTATTCTTCACCGGCATCAAAAACCGCGCGGAGCTGGAGGCCATCGCCGCCGCGACAACCTTGCCGATCGTGCTCGGCGGCGCGCCGGAGGAGATCAACGCGCTTGATTATCTTGCCGGACAGCGCGTGCGCATCGCCTTGCAGGGGCACGCGCCGTTCGCCGCGGCGACGCAGGCGGTCTACGAGACCCTCAAGGCGCTGCGCGACGGCCAATCTCCAAAGCATTTGAAAGGCCTCGCATCCTCCGAGCTGACAGAGCGTGTCATGCGTGGTGCGGACATGAAGAAGCGCGGCGCCGAGCTTCTCGGACTCAGGAAATAG
- a CDS encoding ABC transporter permease, translated as MALGRAWTRWRSTRDPLRSFVTATLWLLLALFVLYPLVELIRRALSDDSGFTLAPLISAINNKNNLRAFVNSLLLATLVGICGTVFGFLFAFTVERTQAPRLWIRLLDVATLLPLISPPFTTSIAFVFSFGPRGFITHDLLRLNNATVYGLSSTLAAETLTYFPLAYMALRPMLAGIGGDLEEMAFSLGSSRWRVFRTVTLSLTVPGLANAFLLLFAASLADFATPLILAGNEFPVLPTEAYLQITGMFDLKSGAVLSLLLLVPAGIVYLLQRNVIARRRYVTMTGKGRAGASRNSVAPWTGRMLMAFCLVVVVFILYLYALLLIASLVLSFGANYTPTLAHYRVIFTEGIPAIEDTLIIALVGMPIGGLYGVIVGYLVGRTQFIGRQAMEIVTMLNYALPGTIVGIAYLIAFNEPPFLLTGTAAIIIACYVFRYSPTGIRTTVALLQQIDRSIEEASLSLGASSFMTFRRVMLPLIMPAFFAGLSVVFIRSMTAISATIFLVSINWTLITVRILENMTELSLGPAAAFSVFVILVVIVVTSGLGWVLRRVTAPGLRLPAVEG; from the coding sequence ATGGCGTTGGGGCGTGCATGGACGCGGTGGCGCAGCACAAGAGATCCGCTGCGTTCTTTCGTAACGGCCACTCTCTGGCTGCTGCTAGCGCTTTTCGTACTGTATCCGCTTGTCGAACTGATTCGACGCGCCCTGAGCGACGACAGCGGCTTCACACTCGCCCCGCTGATCTCGGCCATCAACAACAAGAACAATCTTCGCGCTTTCGTAAACAGTCTGTTGCTCGCAACGCTGGTCGGAATATGCGGTACCGTCTTCGGTTTTCTTTTCGCCTTCACGGTGGAGCGCACGCAGGCGCCGAGGCTCTGGATAAGGTTGCTCGACGTCGCAACGTTGCTGCCGTTGATCTCACCGCCCTTCACCACCTCGATCGCATTTGTGTTCTCCTTCGGTCCCCGCGGCTTCATCACCCATGACCTGCTGCGGCTGAACAACGCTACGGTCTACGGTCTCTCCAGCACACTGGCGGCGGAGACTTTGACCTATTTCCCACTTGCCTATATGGCGCTGCGGCCCATGCTGGCCGGAATCGGCGGCGACCTCGAGGAGATGGCCTTCAGCCTCGGCAGCTCGCGCTGGCGGGTATTCCGCACCGTGACGCTGTCATTGACGGTGCCCGGACTGGCCAACGCATTCCTGCTGCTGTTCGCAGCTTCCCTGGCTGATTTCGCGACGCCGCTCATTCTGGCCGGCAACGAATTTCCGGTGCTTCCGACCGAGGCCTATCTGCAGATCACCGGGATGTTTGATCTCAAAAGCGGCGCGGTGCTGTCGCTTTTGCTGCTGGTACCGGCCGGAATCGTATATCTGCTGCAGCGGAACGTGATCGCCCGCCGGCGTTACGTGACCATGACGGGAAAAGGCCGTGCGGGAGCATCGCGAAATAGCGTCGCGCCCTGGACGGGCAGGATGCTCATGGCGTTCTGCCTCGTGGTCGTGGTCTTTATTCTCTATCTCTATGCGTTACTGCTGATCGCTTCCCTGGTGCTGTCTTTCGGCGCCAACTATACGCCTACCCTCGCCCACTACCGGGTCATCTTCACCGAGGGCATCCCGGCCATCGAGGATACGCTGATCATCGCGCTGGTCGGCATGCCGATCGGCGGGCTTTATGGCGTTATCGTCGGTTATCTCGTCGGCCGCACCCAGTTCATTGGACGGCAGGCGATGGAAATCGTCACGATGCTGAACTATGCGCTGCCCGGCACCATCGTCGGGATCGCCTATCTGATCGCCTTCAACGAGCCTCCCTTTCTGCTGACGGGGACCGCCGCGATCATCATCGCCTGCTACGTGTTTCGCTATAGTCCGACCGGGATCCGCACCACGGTCGCCCTGCTCCAGCAGATTGATCGCAGCATCGAGGAGGCCTCGCTTAGTCTTGGCGCGAGCAGCTTCATGACTTTTCGCCGCGTCATGTTGCCTTTGATCATGCCGGCATTTTTCGCAGGCTTGAGCGTGGTCTTTATTCGATCGATGACGGCGATCAGCGCCACGATTTTCCTGGTTTCCATCAACTGGACCCTGATCACCGTGCGCATCCTCGAGAATATGACGGAACTATCGCTCGGGCCGGCGGCGGCGTTTTCAGTATTTGTGATCCTGGTGGTTATCGTTGTAACCAGCGGGCTTGGCTGGGTTTTGCGGCGCGTGACAGCCCCAGGCCTGCGGCTTCCTGCGGTCGAGGGCTGA
- a CDS encoding acylphosphatase has product MNTAIRQVTIRGRVQGVGYRAWVEHQARVSRLEGWVRNRRDGSVEALFAGPADVVSEMIARCRHGPSFAHVDTVAEEPADADALNLRLAGDRFSVLPTI; this is encoded by the coding sequence ATGAACACCGCGATCCGTCAGGTGACGATCCGGGGAAGGGTGCAGGGCGTCGGCTACCGCGCCTGGGTCGAACATCAGGCGCGGGTATCCCGGCTTGAAGGATGGGTTCGCAATCGCCGCGACGGCAGCGTGGAGGCGTTGTTTGCCGGGCCCGCGGATGTCGTGTCCGAGATGATTGCGCGCTGCCGTCACGGGCCATCTTTCGCGCACGTCGATACAGTCGCCGAGGAGCCTGCGGACGCTGACGCACTGAATCTGCGGCTGGCGGGCGACCGGTTTTCGGTATTGCCGACGATCTAA
- a CDS encoding FliM/FliN family flagellar motor switch protein, which produces MATLDKVTVDLMVVLGTTSMPIHQVMRLSRGAIIELDATEADEVKILANNLPIASGTVLVDRNRIAVEVKQMLPRLPGVR; this is translated from the coding sequence GTGGCAACGCTCGATAAAGTAACGGTCGATCTCATGGTGGTCCTCGGGACCACGTCAATGCCCATTCATCAGGTAATGCGCCTGAGCCGTGGCGCCATCATTGAACTGGATGCGACGGAGGCGGACGAGGTCAAGATCCTCGCCAATAACCTTCCGATCGCCAGCGGCACGGTGCTTGTCGATCGCAACCGGATTGCCGTCGAAGTCAAGCAAATGCTGCCGAGGTTGCCGGGCGTTCGGTAG
- a CDS encoding polysaccharide deacetylase family protein, translating to MIGKASVGARTRQRAVLGSALSLGLLTCIAAQTASAADCPGNPDAIGTSRTLVVDPREHPRIGTMQYAETLPLRDHEVVLSFDDGPLPRNSNQILAILASQCVKANFFLIGQMARTYPEGVRKLRDAGHTIGTHSQDHPLTMNKMPIEHAKQEIDDGIASVKAALGPDADKTLGPFFRIPGLERATAVEDYLASQGIQTWSADFPADDWRHISSSRVYDLAIQRIEAKGKGILLLHDIQARTVAALPKILATLKARGYHIVHVVPATPDRPATPTEPQEWRLHPTLETVAISHWPKVPNFVFASADAFAVPALSDFAGTGGELVPQAEPFDRVSHRGRGIPLPQEAPWRGETLFAMNSAATALPVPAQTVFEIPEMPRPTAEAVALLAPPAKPTIASARESQAQAISVSATDSRRAVRGTPVSGQNKRSMAASHQTRRATAVAAHGRRTPLKHLVQVKKRNV from the coding sequence ATGATTGGTAAGGCGTCAGTGGGGGCTCGGACACGGCAACGGGCCGTTTTAGGCTCCGCGCTGTCTTTGGGGCTGTTGACCTGCATCGCCGCGCAGACGGCCTCCGCCGCCGACTGCCCTGGCAATCCCGACGCGATCGGCACCTCGCGCACGCTGGTGGTCGATCCCCGGGAGCACCCCCGGATCGGCACCATGCAATATGCCGAAACCCTGCCGCTCAGGGACCACGAGGTGGTGTTGTCATTCGACGATGGCCCGCTGCCGCGCAACAGTAATCAGATTCTGGCCATTCTCGCCTCGCAATGCGTGAAAGCGAATTTCTTCCTGATCGGCCAGATGGCCCGGACCTATCCGGAAGGCGTCCGCAAGCTCCGCGACGCCGGCCATACCATCGGCACCCACAGCCAAGATCATCCGCTCACCATGAACAAGATGCCGATCGAGCACGCCAAACAGGAGATCGACGACGGCATCGCATCGGTCAAGGCGGCGCTCGGGCCTGATGCGGACAAGACACTTGGGCCTTTCTTCCGGATTCCCGGCCTGGAGCGGGCTACGGCTGTCGAGGACTATCTCGCCTCACAGGGCATCCAGACCTGGAGCGCCGATTTCCCGGCTGACGACTGGCGGCACATTTCGTCGTCGCGGGTCTATGATCTCGCCATCCAGCGGATCGAGGCCAAGGGAAAAGGCATTCTGCTGCTTCACGACATCCAGGCGCGAACGGTCGCGGCGTTACCGAAAATCCTGGCAACCCTGAAGGCGCGTGGCTACCACATCGTCCATGTGGTGCCGGCAACACCGGACCGGCCGGCGACGCCGACCGAGCCGCAGGAATGGCGGTTGCATCCGACACTGGAGACCGTAGCGATCTCGCATTGGCCAAAAGTACCCAATTTCGTCTTCGCCAGCGCCGATGCGTTCGCTGTCCCTGCCCTGTCGGATTTCGCCGGCACGGGTGGAGAGCTGGTGCCGCAGGCGGAGCCATTCGATCGCGTGAGCCACCGCGGGCGCGGCATTCCGCTGCCGCAGGAAGCACCATGGCGCGGGGAAACGCTGTTTGCCATGAATAGCGCTGCGACTGCCCTGCCCGTTCCGGCGCAGACCGTGTTCGAGATCCCGGAAATGCCGCGCCCGACCGCCGAGGCCGTCGCTCTGCTCGCGCCTCCCGCGAAACCAACGATAGCGTCCGCGCGCGAATCGCAAGCCCAGGCCATCTCCGTCAGTGCGACCGATTCCCGCCGCGCGGTCCGCGGCACGCCGGTCTCCGGTCAAAACAAACGATCAATGGCGGCGTCTCACCAGACCCGCCGGGCAACAGCCGTCGCCGCGCATGGCCGCCGGACCCCACTCAAGCATCTGGTCCAGGTCAAAAAAAGAAACGTCTGA
- a CDS encoding ABC transporter substrate-binding protein — MIATGTRPFVGSNRSTSRGVNRRVVLGSMLATPFVAREAFAGDTLNAYSIWPENYARPMMEAFEKSSGIHVKFIRFSSGEALARVTAEKNNPQIDVLFGGPVETFTAGQSQGIFDPYPPPGAADLPARFKDKGGAWTAIADDPLVFMTNTQFLKQNNLQAPASWDDLLNPAYKNMLQMADARTSGTAVTRIFSVLQVHNRNEDEAFAYMKKLRQNVQLYTKSGGGGTLPVGLGQAGGGIFFIVDALFTRQQGYDVQISFPKEGIGSAAECIALIKGAKNPEAGKKLIDWATSPAMQSLLAPNKINFIPANPKVETDPGLASVLKGANIIEIDDAWAGANRQRIVQRWVAEVLNAS; from the coding sequence ATGATTGCGACCGGAACCCGACCTTTCGTCGGTTCGAACCGTTCAACCTCACGAGGCGTCAACAGACGAGTCGTATTGGGCTCGATGCTTGCCACGCCGTTCGTCGCCCGCGAGGCTTTTGCCGGCGACACACTGAACGCCTATTCGATCTGGCCCGAAAACTACGCGCGACCGATGATGGAAGCCTTCGAGAAATCGTCGGGCATCCATGTCAAGTTCATTCGTTTTTCCTCTGGCGAGGCACTCGCCCGCGTCACGGCCGAGAAGAACAACCCGCAGATCGACGTGCTGTTCGGCGGCCCCGTTGAAACATTTACGGCCGGTCAAAGTCAGGGAATATTCGATCCTTACCCACCTCCCGGCGCGGCTGACTTGCCGGCGCGATTCAAGGACAAGGGCGGCGCATGGACCGCAATTGCCGACGATCCACTGGTCTTCATGACTAACACTCAATTTCTGAAGCAGAATAATCTGCAAGCGCCGGCGTCATGGGATGATCTGCTCAATCCCGCCTACAAGAACATGCTGCAGATGGCCGATGCGCGGACGTCCGGAACGGCGGTAACGCGCATCTTCTCGGTGCTTCAGGTGCACAACCGCAACGAGGATGAAGCTTTTGCCTATATGAAAAAGCTCAGGCAGAACGTGCAACTGTATACCAAGAGCGGCGGCGGCGGCACTTTGCCGGTCGGCCTCGGCCAGGCAGGTGGCGGCATCTTCTTTATCGTCGACGCGCTGTTCACGCGCCAGCAGGGCTACGACGTACAGATCTCTTTTCCCAAGGAGGGCATTGGGTCTGCGGCAGAATGCATCGCCTTGATCAAGGGTGCCAAGAATCCGGAAGCGGGTAAAAAACTGATCGACTGGGCGACGAGTCCGGCGATGCAATCGCTTCTCGCACCCAACAAGATCAATTTCATTCCGGCAAATCCGAAAGTCGAAACCGACCCCGGCCTCGCCTCGGTACTGAAGGGCGCAAACATCATCGAGATCGACGACGCCTGGGCCGGAGCCAATCGGCAACGCATCGTCCAGCGCTGGGTCGCTGAAGTATTGAACGCCTCGTAG